One Roseimaritima multifibrata DNA window includes the following coding sequences:
- a CDS encoding cytochrome c: MYKVKVTAAGQVRMQIQSPRRPKSKSAGGQAKGIWQGATCLLVLFAGIPLLAGEKRARPPSFDNARLDSVFYSDLSSAVQPTRPSAPELRGAAIAKATAAANSADKPAGQDDESGQGWEKLISAVSLEDEIKSTKLRFDAVITSPGPFKSGGYQDARNDLSMLATLFAVIAEYDGEVRWKDESAAARDLMARTAFNCKAGSVQVYNEAKLRKTDLQDLVGGSGLNSREAEPENDWSMIVDRTPLMEFLDRALYDELQPNSNDAKSVTENKDKLRKNAELIAMVGNVMTREGLADAEDEEYQKLAQEMVKSALSIRTGLEKNDAAAVRAAVGAVSQSCTACHDQYR; the protein is encoded by the coding sequence GTGTATAAAGTAAAAGTAACCGCAGCAGGACAGGTGCGTATGCAAATCCAATCTCCCAGGCGACCGAAATCCAAATCGGCGGGTGGTCAAGCAAAAGGAATCTGGCAAGGAGCGACGTGCTTATTGGTCCTTTTCGCCGGAATTCCGTTGTTAGCGGGTGAAAAGCGGGCGAGGCCTCCCTCTTTTGACAACGCCCGCTTGGATAGCGTTTTCTATTCGGATCTTTCTTCTGCCGTCCAGCCAACGCGGCCCAGTGCGCCCGAACTACGGGGGGCGGCCATTGCCAAAGCGACCGCCGCAGCCAACAGTGCGGACAAACCAGCGGGCCAAGACGACGAATCGGGGCAGGGCTGGGAAAAGCTAATTAGTGCCGTTTCGTTAGAAGACGAGATCAAATCAACAAAGCTCCGTTTCGATGCAGTGATTACCTCGCCAGGCCCTTTTAAGAGCGGAGGGTATCAGGACGCCCGAAATGATCTGTCGATGCTGGCTACGCTTTTCGCCGTCATTGCCGAATACGACGGCGAGGTCCGCTGGAAAGACGAAAGCGCAGCAGCCCGTGATTTAATGGCCCGCACCGCGTTTAACTGCAAGGCAGGTTCCGTGCAGGTCTACAACGAAGCAAAACTCCGCAAAACCGATCTCCAAGACCTTGTTGGCGGGAGCGGACTGAACAGCCGCGAAGCGGAACCGGAAAATGATTGGTCGATGATCGTTGACCGAACGCCTCTTATGGAGTTTCTTGACCGAGCCCTTTATGATGAGCTGCAACCGAACTCGAATGACGCAAAATCGGTCACCGAAAACAAAGACAAATTGCGTAAGAATGCAGAATTGATCGCGATGGTGGGTAACGTGATGACTCGTGAAGGCTTGGCAGACGCCGAAGACGAGGAATACCAAAAACTAGCCCAAGAAATGGTCAAATCCGCACTAAGCATCCGCACGGGGCTTGAAAAGAACGATGCAGCGGCGGTTCGTGCAGCCGTCGGGGCTGTTAGCCAATCCTGCACCGCATGCCACGACCAATACCGCTAG
- the nagB gene encoding glucosamine-6-phosphate deaminase: protein MRVVILEDSVVASRWAANFIAEQIRRKPTSVLGLATGGTPVRCYDQLIQFHKNDQLDFSQIQTFNLDEYLGLPPEDSNSYRRFMQENFFDHVNVVPARTHVPDGMAKDIDSHCQEYERRIKESGGIDLQLLGIGSDGHIAFNEPGSSLASRTRLKSLAMETVQDNARFFGSEEKVPRLAITMGVGTIMESRQCLLLATGANKATAVREAIEGPVTAKVTASALQMHPATIAVLDEAAAAELEYADYYREAEVLRLTLAS from the coding sequence GTGCGTGTTGTCATTCTGGAAGATTCGGTTGTTGCCAGTCGGTGGGCGGCAAATTTCATCGCTGAGCAGATTCGTCGTAAGCCGACTTCGGTTTTGGGGTTAGCTACCGGCGGAACCCCCGTTCGGTGCTACGATCAACTCATCCAGTTCCACAAGAACGATCAGTTGGATTTTTCGCAAATCCAAACGTTCAACTTGGATGAATACCTAGGTCTGCCCCCCGAGGACAGCAACAGTTACCGCCGGTTCATGCAAGAGAATTTTTTCGATCACGTCAACGTGGTCCCTGCTAGAACGCATGTGCCGGATGGGATGGCTAAAGACATCGATTCGCATTGCCAAGAATATGAACGTCGGATCAAAGAGAGTGGCGGGATCGATTTGCAGTTGCTGGGAATCGGTAGCGACGGACATATCGCGTTCAACGAACCGGGATCGTCATTGGCCAGTCGGACTCGTCTGAAATCTTTGGCCATGGAAACCGTGCAGGATAACGCCCGCTTCTTTGGCAGCGAGGAGAAAGTTCCCCGGTTGGCGATCACGATGGGTGTCGGCACGATCATGGAATCTCGCCAGTGTTTGCTGTTGGCAACCGGCGCGAACAAGGCGACCGCCGTCCGTGAAGCGATCGAAGGTCCGGTCACCGCAAAGGTCACCGCGTCGGCGTTGCAAATGCATCCCGCCACCATCGCGGTGTTGGATGAAGCGGCCGCTGCGGAATTGGAATATGCCGATTACTACCGCGAAGCCGAAGTGTTGCGATTAACACTCGCTTCTTAG
- a CDS encoding rhomboid family intramembrane serine protease has protein sequence MRKFGTLANQELAQKLTDYLLIQQIVVSAEESSQGTWDMWVRDEDKLPIARGVMDRFLSDPNAAEFQQASQQAKQIRKLQAAEAQRRAKLVRKMPQGAGPGMFLSRPIPVTIGVIVIAIIASLLTKFGEIRGGLAYRIVDGNVVVQDEPFGLKLYRAMMMVDPLDYRYTDNKDPLAEIRKGQVWRLITPIFLHGSIMHLAFNMLAMYSLGGIIERLHGSWVLLLLTLGTGAIASLVQAFTPAALGGSPIALGASGAIFGLFGYLWVRPMLEPMFPIRIPQSSVVMIMGWMFLCMTPIIPNVANAAHVGGLLAGIAVVPLAIKFWPVR, from the coding sequence ATGCGGAAATTTGGGACCCTTGCTAATCAAGAATTGGCACAGAAGTTGACAGACTATTTGCTGATTCAGCAGATCGTTGTATCCGCAGAAGAATCGAGTCAGGGGACTTGGGATATGTGGGTGCGCGACGAAGACAAACTTCCTATCGCTCGCGGCGTGATGGATCGTTTTCTCAGCGACCCCAATGCGGCAGAATTTCAACAGGCAAGTCAACAAGCGAAACAGATTCGCAAACTGCAGGCGGCCGAAGCACAGCGAAGAGCGAAACTGGTGCGTAAAATGCCTCAGGGGGCGGGACCTGGTATGTTCCTCAGTCGTCCCATCCCGGTAACCATCGGCGTGATCGTGATCGCGATCATCGCGTCTTTGTTAACCAAGTTCGGGGAAATACGCGGTGGACTGGCCTATCGAATTGTCGATGGGAATGTGGTCGTCCAGGACGAACCTTTTGGGCTGAAACTGTATCGAGCGATGATGATGGTCGATCCGCTTGACTATCGGTACACCGATAACAAAGACCCGCTTGCTGAAATTCGCAAAGGACAGGTCTGGCGCCTGATCACTCCGATCTTCTTGCACGGCAGTATCATGCACTTGGCGTTTAATATGCTGGCCATGTATTCGTTGGGGGGGATTATCGAACGCTTGCATGGTTCGTGGGTGCTGCTGTTGCTGACGTTGGGGACCGGCGCGATAGCCTCGTTGGTGCAGGCGTTTACTCCGGCGGCCTTGGGTGGGTCTCCCATTGCATTGGGAGCGTCTGGAGCCATTTTTGGATTGTTCGGGTACCTTTGGGTGCGCCCGATGCTGGAACCGATGTTTCCGATCCGCATCCCGCAGTCGAGTGTCGTCATGATCATGGGCTGGATGTTTTTGTGCATGACTCCGATTATTCCAAACGTCGCCAATGCGGCTCACGTTGGCGGGTTACTTGCAGGGATCGCCGTGGTGCCACTGGCGATTAAATTCTGGCCCGTCCGGTGA
- a CDS encoding MATE family efflux transporter: MNRIRAWFLGPAGVYQVLRLALPLIISTGTLSLVLFIDRTLLLRYEGAAMSAAMAAGNLYWTLVCLPFGLVSMTGAFVAQYVGSNQRHQVGKLLWQSIWFALATVPLFIALAIFTPWFFEVTGQPPELLRLETIYMRILLIGAVGSVIEMALSGFFSGIEKTQTVMWVSILSAILNIVLDVVLIFGWGPVPEMGIVGAGIASAISFWFKAILFAGLIWFQADDKIYAFRSGCVLDLPRLGRLLYYGLPAGLQFVVEGGGFTLIVLKIGALGDISLRATTMAVNFNMIAFIPLIGLSVATSVLVGRHLTESGPALAQRAVASALSIAVLYSATWASCYLLFPDQLLLLYRLLEMDSDSEAAIKLARGLLGFVAMYVLFDAIQLILAGALRGAGDTWFVLVGTGICSLSAILLGSYFQPESGLLNWWWWVITGWVWMLAMVMILRFLQGRWRSMDMVGKNDPIPPVEL; this comes from the coding sequence GTGAATCGCATCCGTGCTTGGTTCCTCGGTCCCGCAGGTGTTTACCAGGTCCTTCGGCTCGCCCTGCCTTTGATTATCAGTACCGGGACCTTGTCCTTGGTCTTGTTTATTGATCGTACTTTGCTGCTGCGGTACGAGGGGGCGGCGATGAGTGCGGCGATGGCCGCAGGGAATCTGTACTGGACTCTGGTCTGTCTTCCTTTTGGATTGGTGTCGATGACCGGCGCCTTTGTTGCCCAGTACGTCGGCAGCAATCAACGGCACCAAGTTGGCAAGCTCCTTTGGCAGTCGATCTGGTTTGCGTTGGCAACCGTCCCGCTGTTCATCGCCCTTGCGATCTTTACCCCCTGGTTTTTTGAAGTCACGGGACAGCCGCCCGAACTGTTGCGTTTGGAAACGATCTACATGCGGATCCTTTTGATTGGAGCGGTGGGGTCGGTGATTGAAATGGCGCTCAGTGGTTTTTTCAGCGGCATCGAAAAAACTCAGACGGTCATGTGGGTCAGCATCCTTTCTGCAATCCTGAATATCGTTCTGGATGTGGTTCTAATCTTTGGTTGGGGGCCGGTTCCTGAAATGGGAATCGTCGGGGCGGGGATCGCCAGTGCCATCTCGTTTTGGTTTAAAGCGATCCTGTTTGCGGGGCTGATTTGGTTTCAGGCGGATGACAAAATCTACGCATTCCGCAGCGGTTGCGTGCTGGATCTGCCTCGGCTGGGACGTTTGCTCTATTACGGGCTACCCGCTGGATTGCAGTTTGTGGTCGAAGGGGGCGGGTTCACTCTGATCGTGCTGAAGATAGGAGCGCTGGGGGATATTTCGCTTCGAGCCACCACGATGGCGGTTAATTTCAACATGATCGCGTTCATTCCGCTGATCGGATTGTCGGTCGCTACCTCCGTCTTGGTCGGCAGACATTTGACCGAATCCGGGCCGGCGTTGGCTCAGCGAGCCGTCGCAAGTGCGCTGTCGATCGCGGTGCTTTATTCAGCGACGTGGGCCAGTTGTTACCTCCTGTTTCCCGATCAGTTGCTGCTGCTGTATCGCTTGCTGGAAATGGATTCCGATTCCGAAGCCGCAATAAAATTGGCGCGTGGACTGCTGGGCTTTGTTGCCATGTACGTCCTCTTTGATGCGATTCAGTTAATCCTTGCCGGTGCCTTGCGTGGCGCAGGTGACACCTGGTTCGTTTTGGTCGGCACCGGAATCTGTTCGCTTTCGGCGATCCTGTTGGGGTCCTATTTCCAGCCCGAAAGTGGGCTGCTGAATTGGTGGTGGTGGGTGATTACCGGCTGGGTTTGGATGTTGGCAATGGTCATGATCCTCCGCTTCTTGCAGGGACGTTGGCGGTCGATGGATATGGTCGGCAAAAACGATCCGATTCCGCCGGTGGAACTGTAA
- a CDS encoding amidohydrolase family protein, which yields MDVAIVNAFESLTGCFSARWILPMMAPLLKEGWIRVEAGRIVERASGNRPDDCRDLGDCALIPGLVNCHTHLEFSDFEKPLGRPGIELADWIGEVVRSRQQANVQSATPDSSMPDSPTPASPTPESPTSIVLRRQQSIAAGLRESYAGGVRLVGEIVTFPWLTELPEEPIPEVIGFAETLGLSPERSAATLQAAVEWFDSEDRPIAEGISPHAPYSTQLNLVTTAAMYSLFRQIPLAMHLAESPAERELLESGTGPFREALERLGVWREGLFPQPKGILGLLEIIATASRFLLIHGNDLNAKEIAFLADQDHGSVVYCPRTHAYFQHAVHPLPALLEAGVRVGLGTDSRASNPDLRLWSEIQSVHKTFPQVPPETILRMATQWGAEALGRQDCGRLTDGAKPGILRVDVSAATEPELWGKLLDAPEPRWLIS from the coding sequence GTGGATGTTGCAATTGTGAATGCGTTTGAATCCCTCACCGGTTGTTTCAGTGCTCGCTGGATTTTGCCGATGATGGCTCCGCTATTAAAAGAGGGCTGGATCCGCGTCGAAGCAGGCCGAATCGTGGAACGGGCATCTGGAAATCGACCTGACGATTGCCGGGATTTAGGGGACTGTGCACTGATTCCCGGTTTGGTCAATTGTCACACCCATCTTGAATTTTCCGATTTTGAAAAACCGCTGGGGCGCCCGGGAATCGAATTGGCTGACTGGATAGGCGAGGTTGTGCGGTCGCGGCAGCAAGCGAATGTGCAATCGGCGACGCCTGATTCATCCATGCCCGATTCACCCACGCCCGCTTCGCCCACGCCTGAATCACCCACCTCAATCGTGTTGCGGCGGCAGCAATCGATCGCTGCCGGGCTGCGGGAATCGTATGCGGGAGGAGTCCGTTTGGTGGGCGAAATTGTCACTTTTCCGTGGCTGACTGAATTGCCGGAAGAGCCGATTCCTGAGGTGATCGGGTTTGCGGAGACGTTGGGATTGTCGCCTGAAAGGTCGGCCGCCACTTTGCAGGCAGCCGTTGAATGGTTTGATTCGGAGGACCGTCCGATCGCTGAAGGGATCAGTCCGCATGCGCCTTATTCGACTCAGCTTAATCTGGTTACCACGGCTGCGATGTATTCGCTTTTTCGTCAGATCCCGCTTGCCATGCATCTTGCTGAAAGTCCCGCAGAACGCGAATTGCTTGAATCGGGGACCGGCCCCTTTCGCGAAGCCTTGGAAAGGTTGGGCGTCTGGCGGGAAGGGCTTTTTCCGCAACCAAAGGGGATTTTGGGGCTGCTGGAAATCATCGCCACCGCCTCCCGTTTTTTGTTGATTCACGGCAATGATTTGAACGCGAAAGAAATCGCGTTCCTCGCGGATCAAGATCATGGAAGCGTGGTCTATTGCCCTCGAACCCATGCCTATTTTCAGCATGCCGTGCACCCATTGCCAGCTTTGCTAGAGGCCGGCGTACGCGTCGGATTGGGGACCGATTCAAGAGCCAGTAATCCGGATCTGCGGCTATGGTCGGAAATTCAGTCGGTCCATAAAACCTTCCCGCAGGTGCCGCCCGAAACGATTTTGCGAATGGCTACACAGTGGGGGGCCGAAGCACTTGGGAGGCAGGATTGCGGGCGGCTGACGGACGGTGCAAAGCCAGGAATCTTGCGGGTGGACGTTTCTGCGGCGACGGAGCCGGAACTCTGGGGGAAACTGCTGGACGCACCGGAACCCCGTTGGCTTATTTCTTGA
- a CDS encoding carbohydrate kinase family protein, whose product MKSLHTFVGLGEVLWDVFPTGPRFGGAPANFCCSVASLLNDQAEVWMVSAVGDDDLGERAIRSLQENGVGTKYMQVAPQATGRVDIELDDSGIATYEFAEDSAWDHLRWNPDLQRLASRTDAVCFGTLGQRNEATKQVIRRFLAGVPETALKVFDINLRPPFFSDEVIEHSLQLCNVLKLNDSELPVLRKQYQLPDSAEQAIRTLADRFDLSCVVYTCGADGAACLRDDRYTTVSSEPVEVIDTVGAGDAFTAAFVAGLLANTGTEALLRKASRVAAYVCSQPGATPKGILL is encoded by the coding sequence GTGAAATCTTTGCACACCTTTGTTGGTCTCGGGGAAGTTCTTTGGGACGTTTTTCCAACAGGTCCGCGATTTGGAGGGGCTCCCGCCAATTTTTGTTGCAGTGTGGCAAGCCTGCTGAATGATCAGGCGGAGGTTTGGATGGTCAGTGCCGTTGGCGACGATGACCTGGGCGAACGAGCCATCCGATCATTGCAAGAGAACGGCGTCGGCACGAAGTACATGCAGGTGGCACCTCAGGCGACCGGCAGAGTCGATATTGAGCTGGATGATTCGGGCATCGCCACCTACGAATTTGCCGAGGATTCTGCGTGGGATCACCTTCGCTGGAATCCAGATCTTCAGCGGCTGGCCAGTCGTACCGATGCGGTTTGTTTTGGCACATTGGGGCAGCGGAACGAAGCGACGAAACAAGTCATCCGTCGATTTCTTGCGGGGGTTCCTGAAACGGCATTAAAAGTCTTTGACATCAATTTGCGGCCTCCGTTTTTTAGTGACGAAGTCATCGAGCATTCGTTGCAGCTGTGCAACGTCCTTAAATTGAACGATTCGGAACTCCCGGTTTTACGGAAGCAGTACCAGCTTCCCGATTCTGCAGAGCAAGCGATTCGGACGTTGGCCGACCGATTTGATCTGAGCTGTGTCGTCTATACCTGCGGTGCTGACGGGGCCGCCTGCTTGCGAGACGATCGGTACACAACGGTTTCCAGTGAACCGGTAGAGGTTATCGATACGGTGGGGGCCGGAGACGCATTTACCGCCGCATTTGTCGCCGGGTTACTTGCAAACACAGGCACCGAAGCATTGCTCCGAAAAGCAAGTCGAGTCGCCGCCTATGTGTGCTCGCAACCAGGAGCCACCCCAAAGGGAATTCTACTGTAG
- a CDS encoding PQQ-binding-like beta-propeller repeat protein, with product MTFVRSFGIACCCIAFSGLATAEDWSQWRGPERSNRSNETGLFKTWTDAGPPLVWMESGAGSGYAGVSVVGKHLYTTGNFDDGQAVTCFDTESGKRVWKTSVTDKPPKHGYDGSRSTPTVDGDLLYVVPSDGRIVCLQAADGKEVWSRPFSDWNGKMMSGWGFSESPLVDGDKVICTPGGAGGLVVALNKKTGESIWACEGSELDRESSAKKTNDGAGYSSVVISNAGGIRQYVQLIGPGLVGIHAETGKLLWQYDRVANTTANIPTPLVAGDYVFTSTGYNTGAALLKLLKDGKDGADQFKTEEVYWLDGREFQNKHGGMTYHDGYIYCGHGNGNGLPICLNVRDGEIAWGPERAEGKGETSMIYADGHFVLRRESGHVILIKANPEKYDVVDSFMPEFQEGKSWAHPVISNGKLYLRENDKIMAYQL from the coding sequence ATGACCTTTGTTCGATCATTTGGCATTGCCTGCTGTTGTATCGCATTTTCAGGACTTGCCACCGCAGAAGACTGGTCGCAATGGCGAGGCCCTGAGCGATCCAATCGTTCCAATGAAACGGGACTCTTTAAAACCTGGACCGACGCAGGGCCTCCGCTGGTCTGGATGGAATCCGGAGCCGGTAGTGGCTACGCGGGAGTTAGCGTGGTCGGCAAACACCTTTACACCACCGGGAATTTCGATGACGGGCAAGCTGTAACCTGCTTCGACACCGAAAGTGGTAAACGCGTTTGGAAAACCTCGGTCACCGACAAACCTCCCAAACATGGTTACGACGGCAGCCGCAGCACGCCAACGGTCGACGGAGATTTACTGTATGTCGTCCCCAGCGATGGACGTATCGTCTGCCTGCAAGCCGCCGATGGCAAGGAAGTTTGGAGCCGCCCATTCTCTGACTGGAACGGCAAAATGATGAGCGGCTGGGGATTCAGTGAATCACCGCTGGTCGATGGCGATAAAGTGATCTGCACTCCGGGTGGCGCAGGAGGACTGGTCGTCGCCCTGAACAAGAAAACGGGCGAGTCGATCTGGGCCTGTGAAGGAAGCGAACTGGATCGAGAGAGCTCAGCTAAAAAAACCAACGATGGTGCGGGCTACTCATCGGTAGTGATTTCGAACGCCGGCGGAATCCGTCAATACGTCCAACTGATCGGCCCCGGCCTAGTCGGCATCCATGCGGAAACGGGAAAACTGCTGTGGCAGTACGATCGAGTCGCCAACACGACGGCCAATATCCCAACGCCGCTGGTTGCAGGCGATTACGTCTTTACCAGCACCGGATACAACACCGGAGCCGCGTTGCTGAAATTGCTCAAAGATGGAAAAGATGGAGCAGACCAGTTTAAGACCGAAGAAGTCTACTGGTTGGACGGCCGCGAATTCCAGAATAAGCATGGTGGGATGACTTACCACGATGGCTACATTTACTGCGGGCATGGCAATGGCAACGGGTTACCGATCTGCTTGAATGTCCGAGACGGCGAAATCGCCTGGGGCCCAGAACGAGCCGAAGGGAAAGGCGAAACAAGCATGATTTATGCGGATGGGCATTTCGTCCTTCGCCGTGAAAGCGGACACGTGATCTTGATCAAAGCCAATCCGGAGAAATACGACGTCGTCGATTCGTTCATGCCTGAATTTCAAGAGGGCAAAAGCTGGGCGCATCCGGTCATTTCTAATGGCAAGCTGTACCTGCGAGAAAATGACAAGATCATGGCTTACCAGTTGTAA
- a CDS encoding integron integrase encodes MFTKSAREKTDLKWACTWYQQLARFHRRQDQPNWSFTADDVISFLRTKRDASVPAWKRMRIIDGLIFYRRRVQQQSADDLKPLQSKMVEIIQIERARDGGYDSIEEAVGKINPNEPDAIQAFRRAVRKDGLALNTERSYVAKLKTFMHERGLTCLADFKRITSADVEAHLTDLAVDGNVAPSTQNGAFHALLKFFTLVLKREMGQIEAIRANKGKQIPTVLSPPEVDRVLEGLAGVHLAIAQLLYGCGMRISEVLRLRLKDLDFENRLIEIHQSKGGKSRIVPMPQELLEPLKRWVNSRRVLHEHDLAEGVASVWLPHALATKYPSAHRQLRWQYLFVSQRMARDPRTGHMHRHHLHSDTFPRHLRHAVESAGILKHVTSHTFRHCFATHLLHSGTDIRKIQRLLGHSDVKTTEIYTHVPDPKRLEIVSPLDRLATERRANLRVIARA; translated from the coding sequence ATGTTTACGAAGTCGGCTAGGGAGAAAACGGATCTGAAATGGGCTTGTACCTGGTACCAACAGCTTGCTCGCTTCCATCGTCGCCAGGACCAACCGAACTGGAGTTTTACGGCGGATGACGTGATTTCTTTCTTGCGGACAAAGCGGGATGCGTCGGTACCGGCTTGGAAAAGGATGAGAATCATCGATGGCCTAATCTTCTACCGCCGACGAGTCCAGCAACAATCGGCGGATGACCTCAAACCATTGCAGTCGAAAATGGTAGAAATCATTCAGATCGAGCGGGCTCGCGATGGGGGCTACGATTCGATCGAAGAGGCTGTCGGGAAGATCAATCCCAATGAGCCCGACGCGATCCAAGCATTTCGACGAGCCGTTCGCAAGGACGGACTGGCCCTGAATACCGAACGCTCCTATGTCGCCAAGCTGAAGACGTTTATGCACGAACGCGGGCTGACGTGCTTGGCCGACTTTAAACGCATTACCTCCGCCGATGTTGAAGCCCATCTGACGGACCTTGCCGTCGATGGCAATGTCGCTCCGTCCACGCAGAACGGAGCGTTCCACGCTTTGCTAAAATTCTTCACCCTGGTGCTGAAGCGAGAAATGGGGCAAATCGAAGCGATCCGTGCGAATAAAGGAAAACAAATACCGACCGTTCTAAGCCCACCAGAAGTGGATCGCGTGCTGGAGGGACTTGCCGGTGTCCACCTAGCCATCGCTCAATTGCTGTATGGGTGCGGGATGCGAATCAGCGAAGTCTTGCGTCTGCGTTTGAAAGATCTGGATTTCGAAAACCGCTTGATCGAAATCCATCAATCCAAGGGAGGTAAAAGCCGTATCGTCCCGATGCCCCAGGAATTACTGGAACCGCTAAAGCGCTGGGTCAATTCCAGACGAGTCCTGCACGAACACGATCTAGCTGAAGGGGTTGCGTCGGTATGGCTGCCGCATGCGTTAGCAACAAAGTATCCGTCCGCACACAGGCAACTGCGTTGGCAATATCTATTCGTGTCGCAGCGCATGGCACGCGATCCTCGAACAGGTCACATGCACCGCCACCATCTGCACTCCGACACGTTTCCGAGGCACCTACGTCACGCGGTGGAATCCGCGGGGATCCTAAAACATGTGACCAGCCACACTTTTCGCCATTGTTTCGCCACGCACTTGCTGCATAGCGGAACGGACATTCGCAAAATCCAACGTCTACTGGGGCACAGCGATGTCAAGACAACGGAGATCTACACGCACGTCCCCGATCCGAAGCGACTGGAAATTGTCAGCCCGCTGGACCGATTGGCAACCGAAAGGAGAGCAAACCTCCGGGTGATCGCGCGAGCCTAA
- a CDS encoding IS91 family transposase encodes MAVTLQSIFQQHFDAFAERHRLSRDMFRAAWAVRHCRTRELGGHVNSCPDGHFHQIAYNSCRHRSCPQCGWLPKEQWLAGWRTRLLPCPHHHIIFTVPHSLNDLWRFNKAAFADTLFAAASQTLSELLGDVKFLGGRVGVLAALHTWNQELKSHVHLHTIVTAGGLDGDGQWRKPVKKCLLPRKVLMIKFRGKFKAMLREKLRQGRMKLPPGMTGDAFERLLRELTAVPWNVKVFDAYRNGVSVATYLARYIKGGPIGNSRLLSLKNGRVVFRYRLPHRRGGDGKRQAKMDLPVDTFIGRWLQHVPPRRFQTVRGYGLYCGNQHSRWECAAETLGVRVDVNAGDDLSVEEIRDWQDWCEAAGMSDVCRCPKCNKRLVSHHEFASGRGPPVGALPYRQSVKQGNVAGGMIA; translated from the coding sequence ATGGCAGTCACACTTCAATCGATATTCCAGCAGCACTTCGACGCTTTTGCTGAGAGGCATCGTCTCTCACGCGACATGTTTCGTGCGGCTTGGGCGGTACGCCACTGCCGGACCCGTGAGCTCGGTGGCCACGTCAACAGCTGCCCTGACGGTCACTTCCACCAGATCGCGTACAACTCGTGCCGGCACCGCAGTTGTCCGCAGTGCGGTTGGCTGCCCAAAGAGCAATGGCTCGCCGGTTGGCGGACGCGGTTGCTTCCCTGTCCCCATCATCACATCATCTTCACCGTCCCTCATTCGCTGAACGATCTCTGGCGATTTAACAAGGCCGCATTCGCCGACACGTTGTTTGCCGCTGCCTCGCAGACGCTGAGCGAACTGCTCGGTGACGTTAAGTTCCTCGGCGGCCGTGTTGGCGTTCTGGCGGCCCTGCACACGTGGAACCAGGAGCTGAAATCGCACGTCCACTTGCACACGATCGTGACGGCCGGTGGTCTCGATGGCGACGGACAATGGCGGAAGCCCGTGAAAAAGTGCTTGTTGCCGCGGAAGGTGTTGATGATCAAGTTTCGGGGTAAGTTCAAGGCGATGCTCCGCGAGAAGCTTCGGCAGGGACGGATGAAGCTGCCGCCTGGCATGACTGGCGATGCTTTCGAACGTTTACTGAGGGAACTGACTGCGGTTCCCTGGAACGTTAAGGTCTTCGACGCCTATCGAAACGGTGTCAGTGTGGCGACGTATCTGGCTCGCTACATCAAAGGGGGACCGATCGGGAATTCACGCTTACTCTCGCTGAAGAACGGACGTGTTGTGTTCCGGTATCGCTTGCCGCATCGTCGCGGAGGGGATGGGAAGAGGCAGGCCAAGATGGACCTTCCGGTCGATACGTTTATCGGTCGCTGGCTGCAGCATGTGCCGCCGAGGCGTTTTCAGACGGTGCGTGGCTATGGGCTGTACTGCGGAAATCAGCACTCGCGTTGGGAGTGTGCCGCCGAAACGCTGGGTGTTCGTGTTGACGTTAACGCCGGAGACGATTTGTCGGTTGAGGAGATTCGCGATTGGCAGGATTGGTGCGAAGCGGCAGGGATGAGCGATGTGTGTCGTTGTCCGAAGTGCAATAAGCGGTTGGTCAGTCATCACGAATTCGCGTCGGGTCGCGGACCGCCGGTGGGAGCTTTGCCGTATCGCCAGAGCGTCAAGCAAGGCAATGTTGCAGGAGGCATGATTGCATGA